In Leishmania mexicana MHOM/GT/2001/U1103 complete genome, chromosome 34, one DNA window encodes the following:
- a CDS encoding ribosomal protein L32-like protein: MPRWQQAEDVGRLAAQNGFTVITGGYGGSMEAVSKGAREVRDAAAAGSAAASAEVVGIVVSEVFPGPLREGNKYLTKLLDSTSMLHRIEQLTTHSRYFIVLPGTTGTLQELVTIWVQKTIHPSDLPMPVIVAFHDPWEKCCEGIIESLQLSSQQANAIHFVDTPEEAIEWIVKDSTGEIDGSRA, translated from the coding sequence AtgccgcggtggcagcaggcTGAGGATGTCGGTCGTCTTGCCGCTCAGAACGGTTTCACTGTCATCACGGGCGGCTACGGCGGCTCTATGGAGGCCGTTAGCAAAGGCGCGCGCGAGGTGAGggatgcggcagcggcaggctctgctgccgcgtcaGCCGAGGTTGTCGGCATCGTCGTGTCGGAGGTGTTCCCTGGCCCCCTCAGAGAGGGGAACAAATACCTGACCAAGCTGTTGGACTCGACTTCgatgctgcaccgcatcgagCAGCTCACGACCCACTCCCGCTACTTTATCGTTCTGCCTGGGACGACAGGCACACTGCAGGAGTTGGTGACCATTTGGGTGCAGAAGACCATCCACCCCAGCGACCTCCCAATGCCGGTGATCGTCGCGTTCCATGACCCGTGGGAGAAGTGCTGCGAAGGCATCATTGAATCTCTCCAGCTCTCTTCCCAACAGGCCAACGCGATCCATTTCGTCGACACACCAGAGGAAGCCATTGAGTGGATCGTGAAGGATTCCACGGGAGAGATCGACGGCTCGCGGGCTTGA
- a CDS encoding putative 40S ribosomal protein S6 encodes MKLNIAYPRNGTVKQFEISDEVLRRVQLQDYRLGNDVDGAIFGSEFKGYIFRLRGGSDKDGFPMVPGVLASSRVSLLVKRGAIGFNTFRGYQGERRRKNVRGCVLASDIALVNVTISKVGDQPIEGVTDTTAPRRLGPKRASKIRKLFNLSRTEDVRKYVVRRRVVKSGKKDRLKAPKIQRLITPRVKARRAKKAKDAIAKVRASAAERREYLRLIASNRRALRQRDHSKKHTQKVHAQRAEVAAFQKK; translated from the coding sequence ATGAAGCTCAACATTGCGTACCCCCGCAACGGGACGGTGAAGCAGTTCGAGATCTCGGACGAGGTGCTCCgccgcgtgcagctgcaggactACCGCCTCGGCAACGATGTGGACGGCGCCATCTTTGGCAGCGAGTTCAAGGGCTACATCTTCCGCCTGCGCGGTGGCTCGGACAAGGATGGTTTCCCGATGGTCCCTGGTGTGCTCGCCTCCAGCcgtgtgtcgctgctggtgaaGCGCGGTGCAATCGGCTTCAACACCTTCCGCGGCTACCAgggcgagcgccgccgcaagaACGTTCGCGGCTGCGTGCTCGCGAGCGACATTGCGCTGGTGAACGTGACCATCTCCAAGGTCGGTGACCAGCCGATCGAGGGTGTGACGGACACCACGGCTCCCCGCCGTCTGGGTCCGAAGCGCGCGAGCAAGATCCGCAAGCTCTTTAACCTGTCCCGCACCGAAGACGTGCGCAAGTACGTTgttcgccgccgcgtcgtgaAGAGTGGCAAGAAGGACCGGCTGAAGGCCCCGAAGATCCAGCGTCTGATCACGCCGAGGGTCAAGGCCCGCCGTGCCAAGAAGGCCAAGGACGCCATCGCCaaggtgcgcgcgtctgctgctgagcgCCGTGAGTACCTGCGCCTCATCGCCTCGAACcgccgtgcgctgcgccagcgtgACCACTCCAAGAAGCACACCCAGAAGGTGCACGCCCAGCGCGCTGAGGTGGCGGCGTTCCAGAAGAAGTAA